The proteins below come from a single Dermatophilaceae bacterium Soc4.6 genomic window:
- the murF gene encoding UDP-N-acetylmuramoyl-tripeptide--D-alanyl-D-alanine ligase, with protein MISFTLREVLALTGGSLHPDTGATAQLVVDGAVVTDSRESGPGALYVARVGEHADGHVYVGAARALGAVAALTGRPVDELPAVVVDDPEVAFGLLARGVHDRATSAGMRTVAITGSSGKTSTKDLLAQVLATAGETVAPVGSLNGEVGVPLTVCRVTSRTRFLVAEMGARGIGHIAHLTRIAPPHVAIVLNVGTAHLGEFGSRDAIAQAKGELVEALAPDGVAVLNADDPRVAAMASRTTARVVTVGVSRPADVVATDVTLDALGRATFTLHGWGHRLPTTLAVSGAHQVGNALAVVAAAVECGLTPQDAVRALAGATGTSRWRMEVHERPDGVTVVNDAYNANPDSVAAALRALRSIADTTTPPRRTVAVLGAMLELGEESPSAHTQVGRLCTELGVDLVVVVGEGAAAIAEGSDPATTQVVADVDAAYEVLQSLRAGDVVLLKSSRDAGLRWLGDRLVGLEVPG; from the coding sequence ATGATCTCCTTCACCCTGCGCGAGGTCCTGGCGCTCACCGGCGGCTCGCTGCACCCCGACACGGGGGCGACCGCGCAGCTCGTCGTCGACGGGGCGGTGGTCACCGACTCGCGTGAGAGCGGACCCGGGGCGCTCTACGTCGCCCGGGTCGGCGAGCACGCCGACGGGCACGTCTACGTCGGCGCCGCCCGCGCCCTGGGTGCCGTGGCCGCCCTCACCGGCCGCCCGGTCGACGAGCTGCCTGCCGTCGTCGTGGACGACCCGGAGGTGGCGTTCGGTCTCCTGGCCCGCGGGGTCCACGACCGGGCCACCTCGGCCGGTATGCGCACGGTCGCCATCACCGGCTCCTCCGGCAAGACCAGCACCAAGGACCTGCTCGCCCAGGTGCTCGCGACCGCCGGCGAGACCGTCGCCCCGGTGGGCTCGCTCAACGGTGAGGTCGGCGTGCCGCTCACCGTCTGCCGGGTCACCTCGCGCACCCGCTTCCTCGTGGCCGAGATGGGGGCTCGGGGGATCGGCCACATCGCCCACCTCACCCGCATCGCACCGCCGCACGTCGCGATCGTGCTCAACGTCGGCACCGCTCACCTCGGGGAGTTCGGCTCGCGAGACGCGATCGCGCAGGCCAAGGGCGAGCTCGTCGAGGCGCTCGCCCCCGACGGCGTCGCCGTGCTCAACGCCGACGACCCGCGGGTCGCGGCCATGGCCTCACGCACGACGGCCCGCGTCGTGACCGTCGGGGTCAGCCGGCCGGCCGACGTCGTCGCCACCGACGTCACCCTCGACGCGCTCGGGCGCGCCACCTTCACCCTCCACGGCTGGGGCCACCGCCTCCCGACGACGCTCGCGGTGTCGGGTGCCCACCAGGTCGGCAACGCCCTCGCTGTCGTCGCGGCCGCGGTCGAGTGCGGGCTCACCCCGCAGGATGCCGTCCGCGCCCTCGCCGGGGCGACCGGCACCAGCCGCTGGCGCATGGAGGTCCACGAGCGCCCCGACGGGGTGACGGTGGTCAACGACGCCTACAACGCGAACCCCGACTCCGTCGCCGCGGCGCTGCGCGCGCTGCGGTCGATCGCCGACACCACCACGCCACCGCGCCGCACGGTCGCCGTGCTCGGTGCGATGCTCGAGCTGGGGGAGGAGTCGCCATCGGCGCACACGCAGGTCGGGCGCCTCTGCACCGAGCTGGGCGTCGACCTGGTCGTGGTCGTCGGCGAGGGCGCCGCAGCCATCGCCGAGGGCAGTGACCCCGCGACGACGCAGGTCGTCGCCGACGTCGACGCGGCCTACGAGGTGCTGCAGTCGCTGCGCGCCGGCGACGTCGTGCTGCTGAAGTCGAGCCGGGACGCCGGCCTGCGCTGGCTCGGCGACCGCCTCGTCGGGCTGGAGGTGCCCGGATGA
- the mraY gene encoding phospho-N-acetylmuramoyl-pentapeptide-transferase, with the protein MKVVLLAGSLALVIALLGTPLFIRFLVRRSYGQFIRDDGPTSHHTKRGTPTMGGAVILAALILAYALSHLLTLTPPSASGLLVLFLTAGLGLIGFLDDFIKISRQRSLGLRSKQKLLGQGLVGVVFAFLALQFPNAQGRTPAAPFISTVRDTHLNLAFAGTVGGVVLFVIWANIMISATSNGVNLTDGLDGLATGASTMVFGAYVLISIWTFNQNCQSTPGIKCYEVRDSQDLAVVAAAGMGACFGFLWWNASPAKIFMGDTGSLALGGAIAGLAITTRTELMVIVLAGLFVLEALSVIAQVTSFKLTRKRVLRMAPLHHHFELLGWNEITVVIRFWIIAGLCAAAGLGLFYAEWVVGS; encoded by the coding sequence ATGAAGGTCGTCCTCCTCGCCGGGTCGCTCGCCCTCGTCATCGCCCTGCTGGGCACGCCCCTCTTCATCCGCTTCCTGGTGAGGCGCTCCTACGGCCAGTTCATCCGCGACGACGGGCCCACCTCGCACCACACCAAGCGCGGCACCCCGACGATGGGTGGGGCCGTCATCCTGGCCGCGCTGATCCTCGCCTACGCCCTCTCCCACCTGCTCACCCTGACGCCGCCGAGTGCGAGCGGGCTGCTGGTGCTGTTCCTGACCGCGGGGCTGGGGCTCATCGGATTCCTCGACGACTTCATCAAGATCAGCCGGCAGCGCAGTCTCGGGCTGCGCTCGAAGCAGAAGCTGCTCGGGCAGGGCCTCGTGGGAGTGGTGTTCGCGTTCCTTGCCCTGCAGTTCCCCAACGCGCAGGGACGCACTCCGGCCGCGCCGTTCATCTCGACGGTGCGCGACACCCACCTCAACCTCGCCTTCGCGGGCACGGTCGGCGGGGTGGTGCTGTTCGTCATCTGGGCCAACATCATGATCTCGGCGACATCCAACGGCGTGAACCTCACCGACGGTCTCGACGGTCTCGCCACCGGTGCCTCGACGATGGTCTTCGGCGCCTACGTCCTCATCAGCATCTGGACCTTCAACCAGAACTGTCAGTCCACCCCGGGCATCAAGTGCTACGAGGTGCGCGACAGCCAGGACCTCGCCGTGGTGGCGGCGGCAGGCATGGGCGCCTGCTTCGGCTTCCTGTGGTGGAACGCCTCGCCGGCCAAGATCTTCATGGGCGACACGGGGTCCCTGGCCCTGGGCGGCGCCATCGCCGGGCTGGCCATCACCACCCGCACCGAGCTGATGGTCATCGTGCTCGCCGGTCTCTTCGTGCTCGAGGCCCTGTCGGTCATCGCGCAGGTCACCTCGTTCAAGCTCACCCGGAAGCGGGTGCTGCGGATGGCGCCTCTGCACCACCACTTCGAGCTGCTGGGGTGGAACGAGATCACCGTCGTCATCAGGTTCTGGATCATCGCCGGGCTGTGCGCCGCCGCCGGTCTCGGCCTCTTCTACGCAGAGTGGGTGGTGGGCAGCTGA
- the murD gene encoding UDP-N-acetylmuramoyl-L-alanine--D-glutamate ligase: MSDDPYGAPVGDPSYEPRPGLTHRDADWAGLRVLVTGLGVSGFAAADALAERGATLTLVDALPPGARRTNDERAHILDILDVTVRQGEEHTTGMPAQDVDLVITSPGWRPDQPLLLEAAARGIPVWGEVELAWRMRAKEGAAPWLTVTGTNGKTTTVNMLATILRAAGLRATSAGNVGTPILEAVLHPEPYDVLAVELSSFQLHWQRSVSAVASACLNVAPDHLDWHGSFEEYLRAKGKIYDHTHLACIYNVADPLTEQLVMEAEVVDGCRAVGFTLGVPAPSMLGMVDEVLADRAFVEQRQNSAAELAVLADLQGDAPSVAPHYVANALAAAALARAYGVGPLSVRDGLRAFRPDPHRIAELGSVAGVRYVDDSKATNPHAAGASLSAFESVVWVAGGLLKGADVDDLVARVAGRLRGVVLIGADRARIAEALTRHAPNVPVVDLDPSETEDMPGVDVMDLVVESAARLASPGDVVLLAPAAASMDMFRDYGARGDAFAAAVERHRLHSSGNDPHDPDGPDALGEPGAGSGS, translated from the coding sequence ATGAGTGACGACCCGTATGGAGCCCCGGTCGGCGACCCGTCCTACGAGCCCCGGCCGGGCCTGACCCACCGCGACGCCGACTGGGCCGGGTTGCGCGTGCTCGTGACCGGGCTCGGGGTCAGCGGCTTCGCTGCCGCCGACGCACTGGCCGAGCGGGGCGCGACGCTCACCCTGGTCGACGCGCTGCCCCCCGGCGCGCGGCGGACCAACGACGAGCGGGCGCACATCCTCGACATCCTCGACGTGACCGTGCGCCAGGGCGAGGAGCACACGACCGGGATGCCGGCCCAGGACGTCGACCTCGTCATCACCTCGCCCGGCTGGCGACCCGACCAGCCCCTGCTGCTCGAGGCGGCGGCCCGCGGCATCCCCGTGTGGGGAGAGGTCGAGCTGGCGTGGCGGATGCGGGCCAAGGAGGGCGCCGCGCCCTGGTTGACGGTCACCGGCACCAACGGCAAGACGACGACGGTCAACATGCTCGCCACCATCCTGCGCGCGGCCGGCCTGCGGGCCACGAGCGCCGGCAACGTCGGCACCCCCATCCTCGAGGCGGTGCTCCACCCCGAGCCCTACGATGTGCTCGCCGTCGAGCTCAGCAGCTTCCAGCTGCACTGGCAGCGGTCGGTCTCGGCCGTGGCGTCGGCCTGCCTGAACGTCGCGCCCGACCACCTCGACTGGCACGGCTCCTTCGAGGAGTACCTGCGGGCCAAGGGCAAGATCTACGACCACACCCACCTGGCCTGCATCTACAACGTCGCCGACCCGCTCACCGAGCAGCTCGTGATGGAGGCCGAGGTCGTCGACGGGTGCCGCGCCGTCGGCTTCACCCTCGGCGTGCCCGCCCCGTCGATGCTCGGCATGGTCGACGAGGTGCTCGCCGACCGGGCGTTCGTCGAGCAGCGCCAGAACTCCGCCGCCGAGCTGGCCGTCCTGGCCGACCTGCAGGGCGACGCCCCGAGCGTGGCCCCCCACTACGTCGCCAACGCCCTGGCCGCAGCGGCGCTGGCGCGCGCCTACGGCGTCGGGCCACTGTCGGTCCGCGACGGCCTGCGGGCCTTCCGACCCGACCCGCACCGCATCGCCGAGCTCGGCAGCGTCGCGGGCGTGCGCTACGTCGACGACTCCAAGGCGACCAACCCGCACGCGGCCGGCGCCTCGCTGAGCGCCTTCGAGTCCGTGGTGTGGGTCGCCGGCGGGCTGCTGAAGGGCGCCGACGTCGACGACCTCGTCGCCCGGGTGGCCGGACGCCTGCGGGGCGTGGTGCTCATCGGCGCCGATCGCGCGCGGATCGCCGAGGCGCTGACCCGACACGCACCGAATGTCCCCGTGGTCGACCTCGATCCGTCGGAGACTGAGGACATGCCGGGTGTCGACGTCATGGACCTCGTGGTCGAGAGTGCCGCCCGACTGGCGAGCCCCGGCGACGTGGTGCTGCTCGCGCCCGCCGCCGCCTCGATGGACATGTTCCGTGACTACGGCGCCCGGGGCGACGCCTTCGCTGCCGCCGTGGAGCGCCACCGCCTGCACAGCTCCGGCAACGACCCGCACGACCCCGACGGCCCCGATGCGCTCGGCGAGCCCGGAGCGGGGAGTGGCTCGTGA
- the ftsW gene encoding putative lipid II flippase FtsW — MTTTTRRTSEPARATRRDTASGDPLRQRAESPVTTYYVLLGTTGMLVVFGLVMVLSASTITSMEAGGSAYTDFRQQLVYAVAGLVIAAAASRVPVTWYRRAAWPVFGGAVLLQLLVFVPHIGVSVNGNRNWIKLGPLQMQPSEVLKIALVLVGALVLSRKRRLLSDLRHVLVPFLVPCVVLALGLVLRGGDLGTTLVLVAIVAALLYAAGVPGRFFVAAAAVASLAVLALVTSSGNRMGRIQAFLGGSCTSDAAASCYQSVHGLYALADGGWWGVGLGASKEKWSWLPEAKNDFIFAIIGEELGLPGTLVVLGLFGLLAWACYRLVVRSSDHFVRLASAGVMAWIMVQATINIGVVIGLLPVIGLPLPLVSSGGSALIMTLAALGMLLSFARAEPGARAMLAARPSLVRAGLSVLPSRRRR; from the coding sequence GTGACCACCACCACGCGGCGGACCTCCGAGCCCGCCCGGGCCACGAGGCGGGACACCGCGTCGGGCGACCCGCTGCGCCAGCGGGCGGAGTCGCCGGTGACGACCTACTACGTGCTGCTCGGCACCACCGGCATGCTCGTGGTCTTCGGTCTCGTCATGGTGCTCTCGGCCTCGACCATCACCTCGATGGAGGCCGGGGGCTCCGCCTACACCGACTTCCGCCAGCAGCTCGTCTACGCCGTGGCCGGGCTCGTCATCGCGGCCGCTGCCTCGCGCGTGCCGGTGACCTGGTACCGCCGCGCCGCCTGGCCGGTCTTCGGTGGTGCGGTCCTGCTGCAGCTGCTGGTCTTCGTCCCCCACATCGGGGTGTCGGTGAACGGCAACCGCAACTGGATCAAGCTGGGGCCGCTGCAGATGCAGCCCTCCGAGGTGCTCAAGATCGCCCTCGTGCTCGTCGGTGCGCTCGTCCTGTCCCGCAAGCGCAGGCTGCTGTCCGACCTGCGCCACGTGCTCGTGCCCTTCCTCGTGCCCTGCGTGGTGCTGGCCCTCGGGCTGGTCCTGCGGGGGGGTGACCTCGGCACCACCCTCGTCCTGGTCGCCATCGTCGCCGCCCTGCTGTATGCCGCAGGGGTCCCCGGTCGCTTCTTCGTGGCGGCCGCTGCCGTCGCGTCGCTCGCGGTGCTCGCGCTGGTGACCTCCAGCGGCAACCGCATGGGTCGCATCCAGGCCTTCCTGGGCGGGAGCTGCACCTCCGACGCGGCGGCCTCCTGCTACCAGTCGGTGCACGGCCTCTACGCCCTCGCCGACGGCGGCTGGTGGGGTGTGGGTCTCGGAGCGAGCAAGGAGAAGTGGAGCTGGCTGCCGGAGGCCAAAAACGACTTCATCTTCGCCATCATCGGCGAGGAGCTCGGGCTGCCCGGCACCCTCGTCGTGCTCGGGCTCTTCGGTCTGCTCGCCTGGGCCTGCTACCGTCTCGTGGTGCGCTCGAGCGACCACTTCGTGCGGCTCGCCAGTGCCGGCGTCATGGCGTGGATCATGGTGCAGGCCACGATCAACATCGGCGTCGTCATCGGGCTGCTCCCCGTGATCGGTCTGCCGCTGCCTCTGGTGTCGTCCGGCGGGTCGGCGCTGATCATGACCCTGGCCGCCCTCGGCATGCTGCTCTCCTTCGCCCGGGCCGAGCCAGGCGCCCGCGCGATGCTCGCTGCCCGTCCCAGCCTGGTGCGCGCAGGCCTCTCCGTCCTGCCGAGCCGCAGGCGCCGCTGA
- the murG gene encoding undecaprenyldiphospho-muramoylpentapeptide beta-N-acetylglucosaminyltransferase → MTTSRPSSVLLAGGGSAGHVSPLLALADALVRRDPDVRVTALGTEAGLEARLVPARGYPLRFVPKVAMPRRPTAALLRLPGSLRAAVEAAGRAIDESGAQVVVGFGGYVSTPAYLAARRRRIPIVVHEQNSTAGLANRVGARLTRYVATTFPRTRLAHARVLGIPLRREIATLDRSVLRLEAMAALGLDPQWPTLLVTGGSLGAQRLNEAFSAEAGSLSGAGVQVLHVTGRGKELTVDVPGADQGGAPYVVVPYVDRMELAYAAADLVVCRAGANTVCELTAVGLPAVYVPLPIGNGEQRANAEHVVAVGGGLLVDDADLTPRWVSTDLLGLATDRARIAQMATAAATVGERGADEALADLVQEAFAGGVAAAERAS, encoded by the coding sequence ATGACGACCTCGCGGCCCTCCTCGGTGCTCCTGGCCGGCGGAGGCAGTGCCGGCCACGTCTCGCCGCTGCTCGCGCTGGCCGACGCCCTCGTCCGTCGAGACCCCGACGTGCGGGTGACGGCCCTGGGCACGGAGGCGGGCCTCGAGGCCCGGCTGGTCCCCGCCCGCGGCTACCCCCTGCGCTTCGTGCCCAAGGTCGCGATGCCTCGGCGCCCCACGGCCGCCCTGCTCCGCCTGCCCGGCTCGCTGCGGGCGGCGGTCGAGGCGGCCGGGCGCGCCATCGACGAGAGCGGGGCGCAGGTGGTCGTCGGCTTCGGGGGCTACGTCAGCACCCCGGCCTACCTCGCGGCCCGGCGTCGCCGGATCCCGATCGTCGTGCACGAGCAGAACTCCACCGCCGGGCTGGCCAACCGCGTCGGTGCCCGGCTCACCCGCTACGTCGCCACCACCTTCCCGCGCACCCGGCTCGCCCACGCGAGGGTGCTGGGCATCCCGCTGCGGCGCGAGATCGCGACCCTCGACCGCTCGGTCCTCCGCCTCGAGGCGATGGCCGCCCTCGGGCTCGATCCGCAGTGGCCCACCCTGCTCGTCACCGGTGGCTCCCTCGGGGCCCAGCGGCTCAACGAGGCGTTCTCCGCCGAGGCGGGCAGCCTGAGCGGGGCAGGGGTCCAGGTGCTCCATGTCACCGGCCGTGGCAAGGAGCTCACGGTCGACGTGCCGGGTGCGGACCAGGGAGGAGCGCCGTACGTCGTCGTGCCCTACGTCGACCGGATGGAGCTCGCCTACGCCGCGGCCGACCTCGTCGTCTGCCGCGCGGGGGCCAACACGGTCTGCGAGCTCACGGCCGTCGGCCTGCCTGCGGTCTACGTGCCGCTGCCGATCGGAAACGGTGAGCAGCGCGCCAACGCCGAGCACGTCGTCGCCGTCGGGGGCGGCCTGCTGGTCGACGACGCCGACCTCACACCGCGGTGGGTGTCGACCGACCTGCTCGGCCTGGCCACCGACCGCGCCAGGATCGCGCAGATGGCGACCGCCGCCGCGACGGTGGGCGAGCGGGGAGCCGACGAGGCCCTCGCCGACCTCGTCCAGGAGGCGTTCGCCGGCGGCGTCGCCGCCGCGGAGAGGGCCTCGTGA